Proteins encoded together in one Ciona intestinalis chromosome 1, KH, whole genome shotgun sequence window:
- the LOC100185129 gene encoding retinol dehydrogenase 14-like yields the protein MEKSARGNWVISDVKMTGKTVVITGANTGIGLETAIDLVKREARVILGCRNMAKAEEAKQRIITETGGNEDKIILKQLDLASFASVRAFAKDVNENESRIDVLLNNAGIMLIPKGKTEDGFELHYGVNHLGHFLLTNLLLDLVKKSAPSRIINVSSEAHRLGSPRIDWDDMNYDNNYSASLAYNRSKLMNILFTRELSRRLEGTKVTANSLHPGVVRTELSRHMFDSNISMWRTAVKWIVDPLVYLFGKTPVHGAQTNIYLCIAPEVENVSGKYFKDCAIANENGQAKSDQDAKRLWDLSVEVTGLSEGS from the exons ATGGAAAAGAGTGCCCGTGGCAATTGGGTTATTTCGGATGTCAAAATGACAGGGAAAACCGTGGTAATAACAGGCGCAAACACTGGGATCGGATTGGAAACAGCAATCGACCTTGTAAAGCGCGAAGCAAGAGTAATTCTCGGGTGTAGAAATATGGCGAAAGCTGAAGAAGCGAAGCAAAGG ATTATAACGGAAACCGGCGGAAATgaagataaaattattttaaagcaacTAGATTTGGCATCTTTTGCCTCAGTGCGCGCATTTGCAAAAGATGTGAATGAAAACGAAAGCAGAATCGACGTTTTACTTAACAACGCAG GTATAATGCTAATCCCGAAAGGAAAGACTGAAGACGGGTTTGAGCTTCATTACGGAGTGAACCATCTCGGGCATTTTCTTCTCACTAATCTATTACTCGATCTTGTAAAG AAAAGCGCACCAAGTCGAATTATAAACGTATCATCGGAGGCACACAGACTTGGGAGCCCCAGAATCGACTGGGACGACATGAATTACGACAACAATTATTCTGCATCGTTGGCTTACAACCGAAGCAAACtgatgaatattttatttacaagaGAGCTGAGCAGAAGATTAGAGG GTACCAAGGTAACGGCAAACAGCTTGCATCCTGGTGTTGTGAGAACAGAGCTTTCTCGGCATATGTTCGATTCAAATATATCTATGTGGAGAACTGCTGTCAAATGGATTGTGGACCCGCTTGTTTATTTGTTCGGTAAAACTCCTGTACACGGAGCCCAGACTAATATCTACCTGTGCATTGCACCGGAAGTGGAGAACGTCAGtgggaaatattttaa aGATTGCGCGATTGCGAATGAAAATGGTCAAGCCAAGAGCGACCAGGATGCAAAAAGATTATGGGACTTGAGCGTTGAAGTTACGGGGTTGTCAGAGGGTTCTTAA